A single Candoia aspera isolate rCanAsp1 chromosome 9, rCanAsp1.hap2, whole genome shotgun sequence DNA region contains:
- the KCNJ1 gene encoding ATP-sensitive inward rectifier potassium channel 1: MFKYFQKHFTHHLAECKRRRSRLVSKDGRCNIEFGNVEEQSRFVFLVDIWTTILDLRWRYKMTIFISAFLGSWFFFGLLWYVVAYIHKDLPEFSPSINHTPCVDNINGLTSAFLFSLETQVTIGYGFRCVTEQCATAIFLLIFQSILGVIINSFMCGAILAKISRPKKRAKTITFSKNAVISKRGGKLCLLIRVANLRKSLLIGSHIYGKLLKTTITPEGETIILDQVNINFMVDAGNENLFFISPLTIYHIIDKHSPFFHMSADTLLQHDFELVVFLDGTVESTSATCQVRTSYIAEEVLWGYRFAPIVSKTKEGKYRVDFHNFSKTVEVETPHCAFCLYNEKDAKARTKMGYDNPAFVFHEVNESSDTKM, encoded by the coding sequence ATGTTTAAATACTTCCAGAAACATTTCACACACCACTTGGCTGAATGCAAGAGACGGAGATCACGTCTGGTGTCAAAAGATGGAAGGTGTAACATAGAATTTGGGAATGTTGAAGAACAGtcaagatttgttttcttggttgacATCTGGACTACCATCTTGGACCTCAGGTGGAGGTACAAAATGACCATCTTTATTTCAGCTTTCTTGGGCAGCTGGTTCTTTTTTGGCCTTCTTTGGTATGTAGTGGCATATATCCATAAAGATCTGCCAGAGTTCAGCCCTTCTATAAATCATACTCCATGTGTAGATAATATCAATGGCTTGACCTCAGCTTTCCTCTTCTCCCTGGAGACCCAGGTCACTATTGGCTATGGGTTCAGGTGTGTTACGGAACAGTGTGCCACAGCAATTTTTCTTCTCATCTTTCAATCCATCCTAGGAGTTATCATAAACTCTTTCATGTGTGGGGCTATTTTGGCCAAAATCTCCAGGCCCAAAAAGAGGGCAAAAACAATCACTTTTAGCAAGAATGCTGTTATTAGTAAAAGGGGTGGAAAACTGTGTCTTCTCATCCGGGTGGCCAACCTCAGGAAAAGTCTGCTGATTGGAAGCCATATCTATGGCAAACTCTTGAAAACCACCATCACACCTGAGGGAGAGACAATCATCTTGGATCAAGTCAATATCAATTTTATGGTTGATGCTGGCAATGAGAACCTCTTCTTCATCTCCCCCTTAACAATTTACCACATCATCGACAAGCACAGTCCCTTCTTCCACATGTCAGCTGATACCCTCCTTCAACATGACTTTGAGCTGGTGGTGTTTCTAGATGGGACAGTAGAATCTACCAGTGCGACTTGCCAAGTCCGGACATCTTATATCGCCGAAGAGGTCCTGTGGGGCTACCGTTTTGCTCCCATTGTTTCTAAGACCAAAGAAGGGAAATACAGGGTAGACTTCCACAACTTCAGCAAAACTGTTGAAGTGGAAACTCCACATTGTGCTTTTTGCCTCTACAATGAGAAGGATGCTAAAGCCAGAACAAAGATGGGATACGACAACCCTGCCTTTGTATTTCATGAAGTTAATGAATCCAGTGACACAAAAATGTAA